tggtatcgaggggaagcaggaacgcgctctctcgctctctacgtttaagaattcggtcaattTGGGGGTAATggaccgcgcttgatcagagcttgcatggttttcggttgctttaaaagagaagtacgcgttgtttctttgtactgagagccgtctgtcgtcttgctcacgttgacgttgtgtgcgaacgtcgtttaagctcattgcagtcgagatTGATTTAGTTCGAGTTttaagagttgtgttttatattaattaattaattaattaatcaatataaacattagcgatttcatcgcaaaaagcgtcttttcgcgttattgtagatttcttagaccagtcactacacttttatgattttattgaatattttttcccggagcacaataaaaaacacgtctgcattcGTCGACAGTCACGTCTGTTCCTTccttggtcaaatataacatgtgtggaaagtcccaaccctctaacttaaaaaacaccaaagttatgcatgcatttccgatcaatcagttatatggcagctataggatatagtcgaccgatcccggccgttccgacttatatactacctgcaaaggaaagaagggtgtgtgcaaagtttcaactcgatagctccaaaactgagagactagtttgcgtagaaaccgagagacagacagacagacagacggacagacggacatgctcatatcgactcaggaggtgatcctgatcaagaataaatatactttttagggtcggaaatgtctccttcactgcgttgcacacttttgaccaaaactataataccctctgcaagggtataaaaatgcgattccctaaaaaaaaaatgctgaaTTCTCGCTtccagctttttgatagcggccgaataaaACCAATTGCAATTCcagtttataatttattgagagctCATTCTGCGCAATATCacaaaatagcggcccgtcaataaagACTCCAAAATatgcaagaagaagaacagctttggcgcagaagctcttccaaagctcccaaaagcgcatgcgctacaaatgacaaaaaagtgtatgcgaatctgggagacaaaagagaagattaaatgccgctacAGCTAAACAAGTTATCAATTTTCTAATTGACTTATCTGGTgactgcttagcccaacatcctcccccctattgaaaggaaggccttcaataacaattctgGAAGGGCAGCAGGACACATCTTGCAATGGATTATTCCACGGGTTGCGTAGTTGCATTCACAGTAGCACCCAAAATTGGCATATTTCTGGGAATTAATTTTGGCTGAATAAAAGAATCAATCGAAAATACGTAAAGTAGGTCTTATAGCAATACTAAAAGAGTACACAAtgtgatttttttaataataacaagaaaggaaagctaactttgggcggatccgaagtttatatacccttgcagttgagtcgctaagtggcgacacgcatcttatattattagatatatagcggatcgtatatagtcggccgatccttatgaaatttggcttatcgaattattttgcccaaagaggcaccCATTGGCACCCAacttccatccttctaacttaaaaaacaacgaagttatggcatttccgatcaatcagttatatggcagctataggatatattcgACCGATCTCGGCTGACACTAaaactgagactgagactctagtttgcgtagaaacagacagacggacatatcgactcaggaggtgatcctgatcaagaatatatatactttatagggtcggagatgtctccttcactgcgttgcacacttttgaccaaaattataataccctaattaaaaaataagccAACAATCATAATTTTCAGATCTTAGTTAGTTCTCCTACatgtttaaaataatttatatagtGATTGCTGTATAATTTACTTACCAATTAAGTCAGAAAGATGCTGAGTTCTAAAGGGCTCAGATACAGGTTGAGCTATAAAAGGTGGAACTGTAATCCTATTATCATTAGAACTCAAGCCAACAAGGCCAACTGCAGCCGGAAACAGTCCAGGTCCTGATGGAATTAAACCCGGGCGAGGTGGAAATTGTAAAAGAGGCAACAATGGTACAATTCCAGTTTCAGTACCTGTATATAAAGGGGTACTGGGCAAAGTACTGGAAACAGAAATAAATTGATCTGATATGGAAATGGCAGATTTTACGTTCTCAAGAACAGGTTTGGCGCAAACCTCATTATTTTCATCAGTAAGATAGtttgttctatttttttttctatcttttttattgtttgaCTTTGGTTTAAAACTTGGCACAATTCCACTTTTGACTTCAATGTTACATAAATTAAGTGGCTCTGTTGATATTggaatatttgattttttggaATTGGTCATTAGATTATCGGACGAAACAATGGGGAGggttaatatatttttagcctttaatttttttggtaGGCCACCAGAAGAGTTTGTTGCTATACCAGAACACTCTAGTTGATCTTTGCCTCCCGCCTTTCTACCTCGTTTTTTCGGTTTGGGGGTATTTTTCATCATATCAATTCCCACTTTAACTGGTGCCGCAGGTTGTTCTAAAATACcatgataaataaatatagttAATAATTGAGATTTCAGTATGCTTTGTGTTTATACCTATTGGTGTTGGTGTTATAGTAGTCCCCGACGGTAGATTTAATATCGAATGACCAGTCAATGGACCAAATAGTACACCCGACGACTCTATTTCATCTTTACGTGCTGTTCGCGGcttggaaatttttttaaaaatatccaatttacTTCGTTCTGCTTCgcctacattttttttaattgatggcaaattttccGGTGGATGGGCTTCAATTTTGTGTAGCTCAAAAACTTCCTtctcatatttatttaaattattaaattcatcCTCAACTGAACTGATTTCTTTTTCACTTTTGAAACTTGAAGTGCAATTAGGTTCAACAATAAAAGGTTTTGTAATGGTTTTATTGGACTCTTCGTGTGCTTCACCCTTCTCAAGCACATGAGGCAAAtgagttttcagtttttttttcttttgtctaGCTTGTTTCTTCAAAAGTTTTTCTAATTGAAAGTTATTAGGTTCGAGCTTCTTGGacttttttaaatgaaataattcACAAATTTTAAGctcattttttatatttggacTTTTTTGGAGCATTTTAATAG
The window above is part of the Drosophila ananassae strain 14024-0371.13 chromosome 4 unlocalized genomic scaffold, ASM1763931v2 tig00000054, whole genome shotgun sequence genome. Proteins encoded here:
- the LOC6505487 gene encoding uncharacterized protein LOC6505487 isoform X4, whose translation is MAEKYSSDLFRVVIAQISQTIGYSYTFSSPLELLQDVIKKFVHEFAQDMHRNMEHANRLEPDLKDARQSLKNLHMNVYEILDYISNVEPVISTRDIGKFPISRSSNMNFLKAGSAESLTRPVHIFEYLPAIETPESPEIQAENESQTHDTIIKNDSRTTISMEKLSLNSNETLPSDVVVVFSNNYGDFENGSSVREMSSVVMTTGGFLSPAIEGKLPEAFVPDIIEKFMGLDAPPVSLLVVPSAESSRKPNTFVNESLLFLGEITSHQPLPAYETFGHTSIIANTVNTDVLLAFDPYNASISNELNIITSKKNKKQRNEIKDNKNLHDKTIEKTKIKAIKMLQKSPNIKNELKICELFHLKKSKKLEPNNFQLEKLLKKQARQKKKKLKTHLPHVLEKGEAHEESNKTITKPFIVEPNCTSSFKSEKEISSVEDEFNNLNKYEKEVFELHKIEAHPPENLPSIKKNVGEAERSKLDIFKKISKPRTARKDEIESSGVLFGPLTGHSILNLPSGTTITPTPIEQPAAPVKVGIDMMKNTPKPKKRGRKAGGKDQLECSGIATNSSGGLPKKLKAKNILTLPIVSSDNLMTNSKKSNIPISTEPLNLCNIEVKSGIVPSFKPKSNNKKDRKKNRTNYLTDENNEVCAKPVLENVKSAISISDQFISVSSTLPSTPLYTGTETGIVPLLPLLQFPPRPGLIPSGPGLFPAAVGLVGLSSNDNRITVPPFIAQPVSEPFRTQHLSDLIEIYVRWEMRRERV